Part of the Nicotiana sylvestris chromosome 2, ASM39365v2, whole genome shotgun sequence genome, ATGAGTGATTTGTACTTTAGTAGTATATAAAACAGTCCAAGAGCTTATTTTTTTATTCCTATGAAAAAAAATCACATTTCAATTATGTCATACAATAAAGAAAGTTGAAATTCAGACCAAGGATTATTGAAGGTTGGAGTATTTTTCAGTGTGTTTCTCGAAATATGGATGAGGTGCTGGAGAAGACAAGCAAGTTGTTCTGTTATGCCCAACTTGTTTACATCGATTGCATTTGGTAGACTTGAATGGTACTGATTCAGTCGCAGGTATATATGccttttcttttgtcttcttccttCTAAAATCTCTACATCAGGAGGTTTTGTGATCTCAGATTGTACATTTTGTGGTATATCCCATGATTTTTGATCTCCCACAGTATTCACATGTCCTTCATATGTTTTCAACCATATTTTCCTTGAATGCCAATTTAAGCAGTAATCAGATTTCTGAAAATATCCCTTATTAATAGCAGCAGTTGCATGTGGATAGGGcaattcatcaagttggaattccAGGTAGTCACAAGTTCTCTTATTTAAGTCCACAATGAATTCGATTCCTTCACTATTTATTCTAAACAACATTGAGTCAAGGTTGAACACCTAACAAGGAATAAATAATTAAGACAAACTATATTAGTGTATTTttgcttcaaaaagaaaaagtatgaaattttttaaatgtaagcagtaaatcactgcaacagatataaaaagctgaagttaataaatatactCACAAACATTTTGTAAGCCAAGTCCATATTCTTAGTCATCTCTTCTTCTGCCAATATTGATACTCTGTGAAAAGTTTCATTTGCCTTTTTTCTCCTTTCGTAAAACCACTCTCCCAACTTTTCTTGGATGAAATCTAACATTCTTAAAATAGGCATTTCTCTCCCTTTTAGTAAAACGGAATTCATTGATTCTACCATGTTTGTTGTTAGCATATCATAACGTCGCCATGGGAACCACGATCGAGCCCATCTCTCGGGAAGCTCTTCCATTATGTAATTGTATGTTTTCTTGTCAATACTTTTGAGTTGGGATATTAACTGATAAAATCTTCACGTTTGTATGACCTTGCAacactttgaaaaagatttattaccgtggcttttgcatgtctttgctttaaatttttctcaaagTGATAGAGGCAGATACCATGGTGAGCTTCAGGAAAAACTTTTCTAATCCCATTTGTGATCGATTGGTTTCTATCTGACAAGTAAACCAGTTCACGGcggacttgaattgcttttctcatTTCCCCGAAGAACCAAATGTATGCCTCATTGATTTCTGAATCTGCTACACCAAAATATAGAGGAAAGCTTTGATTGTTTGCATCCTTTGATACAGCAACAAATAGAACACTACaatattttgactttaaaaacGTTATATCTACTGCAATAATGGGTCTATAGTAGGACCAACTAGCTACTGATGCCGCAGGAGCAAAGAACATGTAAGCAAATCTGCACTGtgaaacacaaaaaaataaatcataaggtgtgaagtttttcaaataggAACATTTGAAACTTCAGGCTGATGGTTAGTATTATTTTGCTTACCTATTATGCGCATCTCTTTTTATGCTTGTGTACATTCCTGAGTTTTTGCCCACCATCATGTGTAGGTATGAAGGAAGAATCTGGTAGTTCTCTTAAGGTGTTCCCCTTATGCAAGCAACAACTTTTTGAATAGCACGTCATTCCTTGTGATAGCCAATGTcaattccaaatttctttttcatttcattttctacaaaggctggtgtaacctctatctttttgtctcgaacatgttctataatttgttcacttataaaatttgatgTAGCATGCTTCTGATCTGATTTTCTTGCATCAACCGAGCATTCATGGATGTTATGATATTTTATCACCCTGAATAGTGTGGAATTTTTTATTTTGGTAGTACGTACATTCCAACCACATTTGTCCACGATGTATTTCAGCTCGTATCTCTTTGAACATAATCTAACAGCAGTGAATTCAACTTTCTGGTTTATCTCCAAGCTGCAGAAAAATTTAATCATGTCTTGtttgttctcaaaaattgatccAACTCTTACTTCCTCAAGCAATGCATCGTGCCTAAGTATTTTACATGGTAGAGATTCTTTCAGCTTTCTCCTCACTCTTTTTCTTGATTCTGAGAAGCACAAGAACTTTCAGCAATTTCTTCAATTCTATCTGATGTTATCGGTATAAGctccatgtttacttcatcttcgTTGTTACTTATCATTGCAAAAGGTAACAAAAAGCTTTGTTGGATTGTGTGTTTGTTATCAATTTGCATTATTAgctgtccttcttcttcttggtcaTCGACAAACTGGTATGAATTTATTGGAGGAGGGTATAATTGTTGCAGCATTATTATCgctccccctttttctcgcgaaatcgggtttatgacatttggagggataactcattccttttgggaattgggtttgcatttgaagagtcgtcgcctaatgatttaaggtgcattaggacaccaaaagagattgatttgaataaccagagatagggtaaagggcttgaaattattctaaggggaagatgttaggcacccctcagaatccactagtgtggttcccggccagacaattattgtgaatttgggtgcaattaacatgtaagcaaataaggctcagataagaggggatttcacaataatggtttgaaagtgaacaaattttgaaagaacaagctgattttaaaagaaagagttgaaatgctaaaagaaaagaaataaagaataaagagaggggtcctaggtttattaaaaatatggatcaccccacacaatgtccggtaatcactcctcaatgaggggctacacatgacattatcgtgtggtcatcatatccatatctacccttctcaccccgttaaggtatttaaagcgcggaatggtgtcgattacttattgcatgctattatccgtcccaatcctattagtcccggaggcacttaggactactaatcctaaaaagggagggatattaggcttattgtagtttcaaaggtaaaaactctaaggcgacatacaaaacacatattgcaCATTTTGGGGGAAAGCATATAAATAAACAGGGACTCAGATAT contains:
- the LOC138885338 gene encoding uncharacterized protein produces the protein MEELPERWARSWFPWRRYDMLTTNMVESMNSVLLKGREMPILRMLDFIQEKLGEWFYERRKKANETFHRVSILAEEEMTKNMDLAYKMFVFNLDSMLFRINSEGIEFIVDLNKRTCDYLEFQLDELPYPHATAAINKGYFQKSDYCLNWHSRKIWLKTYEGHVNTVGDQKSWDIPQNVQSEITKPPDVEILEGRRQKKRHIYLRLNQYHSSLPNAIDVNKLGITEQLACLLQHLIHISRNTLKNTPTFNNPWSEFQLSLLYDIIEM